Below is a window of Syntrophorhabdus sp. DNA.
TGATCAATATATTGATGAGCGCAAGGCGGGTTTCACCTCTTCGCGCTGCCTGAACGGACCGTGTGATGTGCGCCTTCAATGTATTTGCGTCCGCGCCGGCCCTGAGGATGCGCTTTGTGATGGCCCCTTCCCGGGGGAGATTGATGAGAGGCCGGACACCGTGAATCCGCTCAGTTTCCCTTAAGTAATGCTCGCGGATCTCATTAACCAATGGTTCCCTCGGGCTGCCATCCCTAGCCTTTCTCTTGCGTTGCCATGTCGTCATTCCTCACACCTCCGGGTTGGTTCTGACCTTCTGCGACTCCATCCAGGCCACTATGTCATCGTAGTCGTACAGGATTTTGCCCTTGCCCTTGATTGGGGAGCCCAGTTTGATATAAGGGGGCCCCACCTTGCGCCACCTCCATTGCTGGACGGTACGCCGGGTGACTTTCAATATTTTCCCGGTCTCTGCTTCGTCTAGATATTGTTTGGTATGGGAGTTGACTGCTGTGCTGCTGCGCGGCATAGAAAAAGCCCTCCTGACCTTTTGAAAGATCAGGAGGGCCTCGGTGTAGTCCTCACTGTGAAACGCCGGCGCCTGCACTCTCCTGTACTAACCCTGATATTAGCGACGGCCAGCCATTAACTGCGACACGTCCCCCTTGCTGATTGACGGGGTTTTTCGGGGTCTACGACGAACAGCCAGCGGTAGGTCTTACGCCGTCTCGCCCGGGTCGGTGTCCCGACCCTGTAAGACTAAGTATAGCTATTATATGACTTTATGTCAAGTCTTTTTCTCTATTCTTTTCATAGCTTATATGGTAATCCTGAGCAATGTTGGGTGCCACAAGGGAATATTGAGGAACAGTGAGTAATAATGGGTAATACATATTTTTTTGACAACGGCAATGAAGGGGCTCAAACAAACCGGACCGTCCCCTTTCTCAATCCTGCTGTCACCGCATCCGCCGTCATTTGGAGCTTGCCGTCGAGCCACAGGCTCCCGTCGTTCTGGAGGATCGCGGCCACAGGCTTCCCATTCGTGTTTGCCTCGATATCGGCAAGTCCTATTTCCCGCACCGAGAGCACCTCCACCTCCCGCCCCGCATAAGGATGCTTCTTCTCTTTCGTTGTCGCTTCACCATCCTTGTTGTAGCCCTTTATGAGCGCCACCTTGAGATAGGCGGGGTAGTTCCTTCTTTTGCCCTGGTTCGCTGCCTTAATGATGTTCTGGAGCTGAGTCACGGTATAGATACCCGCTTTCAGGGCATCTGCAATGGAGGCAACGACGGCCGGCGTGTCACGGTATGATACTGGTACCAGCTGGAGGAGGGTGGGGAGGATATTCGCGTCTTTCCTCTCCGCCAGGGGCTTTTTCGATATGACAAACTTGACCTCGACAACATACCGGTGTCCGTGCTTGATCAGTTGCATTGTAACGTTGAGAGGGGTTCGCTCGTTGATGAATTTCAAAGCCGGCTTCAGGGCCACAGTATTCAAGTTCTTGAACAGCTGTAGCTTGCCCTTCTCAATCCCGAGCATTTCCCTGAGCTCCTCGACCTCGACGGTGAACTCAGCACCGTATCCGTTGTCCTTGAAGACGTGCGCCGAACATATCTCATAGAGTCGGGAGGCATAGATCCCCGGGGCAGACAGGAGGAGCTTCAGCGGGATTCGGGTGTAGTTCAATTGCTCGCGTAACCGAAGGAGGACGGGCTTTAATTTAGGGTCGAAGGAGAACTCGATTATCCCGCGGCCTTTCTTATAATCTGCTGAGCTGAACCAGTGCGTAACCAGCACACTCCCGTCCTCCCGTTCGACCCTCACCACCTTCCTGGCGAAGGGAACGATAACGGAATCAATGACAGCGTGCATCCGTCCGTGTACCCCGCACAATTCCATGAAGTCCTTCACGCTGATCTTATATGGCTTGAAGTCAGCATCCTCGGGATGGATCTGAGCCAGGATCGAGAGGAGAAGACGCTGTTCTATCAAGGA
It encodes the following:
- a CDS encoding helix-turn-helix domain-containing protein, whose translation is MPRSSTAVNSHTKQYLDEAETGKILKVTRRTVQQWRWRKVGPPYIKLGSPIKGKGKILYDYDDIVAWMESQKVRTNPEV
- a CDS encoding replication initiation protein, encoding MEKDAATAEEIVYQSNSLIMRKTALSLIEQRLLLSILAQIHPEDADFKPYKISVKDFMELCGVHGRMHAVIDSVIVPFARKVVRVEREDGSVLVTHWFSSADYKKGRGIIEFSFDPKLKPVLLRLREQLNYTRIPLKLLLSAPGIYASRLYEICSAHVFKDNGYGAEFTVEVEELREMLGIEKGKLQLFKNLNTVALKPALKFINERTPLNVTMQLIKHGHRYVVEVKFVISKKPLAERKDANILPTLLQLVPVSYRDTPAVVASIADALKAGIYTVTQLQNIIKAANQGKRRNYPAYLKVALIKGYNKDGEATTKEKKHPYAGREVEVLSVREIGLADIEANTNGKPVAAILQNDGSLWLDGKLQMTADAVTAGLRKGTVRFV